The Mercenaria mercenaria strain notata chromosome 8, MADL_Memer_1, whole genome shotgun sequence genome has a segment encoding these proteins:
- the LOC128559156 gene encoding uncharacterized protein LOC128559156: protein MIRTVLIDFALCSLAFHFALADYITDTGNLRNALKLKFKLFQDAPRTEAEALAMNFTKVSDDCENGNFRGKQYMKDGDAAVIPLYDVNGYIAGMQTGVPMGLENNYPPQSMQPPFIVDGNHYKLTTYFVNPSIICKGGRSKQQFRRTGTGQDLFIQTGPNPEVDILEVTEYQNETQWVQGLCFPKMGFHYFKEVSMDMSCETFFPVALLYYHGKLQGFVWSLGAVLNSTYVGYEYPTPDFFDSLLKEVPTCLRTLRRSTLHVYFRDNIDSFTCEDPPPQEDKCTAGSAHPVLGRLLVLGFVASFILKAVW, encoded by the coding sequence ATGATCAGGACAGTATTGATTGATTTTGCACTGTGTTCTCTCGCTTTTCATTTCGCATTAGCTGATTATATTACTGACACGGGGAATTTaagaaatgctttaaaacttaaattcaAACTGTTTCAAGATGCACCCAGGACTGAAGCTGAGGCGTTAGCCATGAACTTTACCAAAGTATCGGATGACTGTGAAAATGGAAACTTCAGGGGAAAACAATACATGAAAGATGGTGATGCTGCAGTTATTCCTTTGTATGACGTCAACGGTTACATAGCTGGCATGCAAACAGGGGTGCCCATGGGACTAGAAAATAACTACCCGCCGCAAAGTATGCAGCCGCCGTTTATTGTCGACGGCAATCATTACAAGCTTACAACATATTTTGTTAATCCATCCATAATATGTAAAGGGGGAAGATCCAAACAGCAATTTCGTCGTACCGGAACTGGACAGGATTTATTCATTCAGACAGGACCTAATCCGGAAGTTGATATTCTTGAAGTTACTGAATATCAGAACGAAACGCAATGGGTGCAAGGACTATGCTTTCCGAAAATGggttttcattatttcaaagaAGTTTCTATGGACATGAGCTGTGAGACATTCTTTCCAGTTGCATTGCTGTATTACCACGGCAAACTCCAAGGCTTTGTCTGGTCACTTGGCGCGGTTTTGAATTCAACTTATGTCGGTTATGAATACCCAACACCAGACTTTTTCGATAGTCTGCTGAAAGAGGTGCCAACATGCTTGAGAACTTTACGAAGGTCAACACTTCATGTTTATTTCAGGGACAATATCGACAGCTTTACGTGCGAAGATCCGCCACCCCAGGAAGACAAATGCACAGCAGGTTCAGCACATCCGGTTTTAGGACGTTTGCTTGTATTGGGGTTTGTTGCTAGTTTCATACTCAAAGCAGTTTGGTAA